Part of the Bacillus sp. THAF10 genome is shown below.
GATGTTTTTGGTTCTTATAAAGTTTTTGATTCCAACTCCTATATTGGACTGGCGCACTTAACACTGAACGCGAATCAACCAACGGAAGCGGAAATTGGCTATATGCTTTTACCTGAGTTCTGGGGAAAAGGGTATGGTAGTACTATTGCACACCTTTTAGTAGCAAAGGCTAGCAATCTAGATATCAAAACCTTAACAGCGATTATCGACCCGGACAATATCGCATCAAAAAAAATTCTAACAAAACAAGGATTTCATACAGAAAAGGTAACATCCCTTGATGGTCTTCCGGCAGAGTACTTGAAAAAAACTATTTAATAGACATCGGGACGGTTCACGAACCAGCAGAACCGTCCTCTAGTCTCAGTCAAACCTCACAAACCGTTTTTTACCGATTTGAAGAGTGTCCCCTGATCTTAATATTTGTTTGAGCTGTTCTGATTTTAGTTTTTCTTGGTTGAGTGATACGCCATTTTGGTCGATAAGTCGCAAAAATTCACTTTTACTTTTGATGTGTTTCATTTTGACTAAGTCCGGGATGATTTCCTCAAGGATAGTTGCTCCAGCTTCAATGGTGATACTCGGGATATCAGATGGTATCTGTCTTTTTTGAAAGGCGGTTTGGAAAAACTGATGTGCTTTTTCTGCTGCCTTTTCCCCGTGGTACAAACCGGTGATGATATGTGCGAGTTTGAGCTTAATGTCGCGCGGGTTAGTGCCGCTTGCGAGCTGGGCCCTTACCTCCTCTACCACACTTGGGTGCTCGTCGGTTGCCAGTTCAAAGTACTTGATGATGAGCTCATCTGGTACCTCCATCACTTTTTTGAACATCACTTCTGGTGCTTCATTGACGCCAATGTAGTTTCCGAGACTCTTGCTCATTTTTTCCACGCCATCAAGCCCTTCGAGTAGCGGCATGAACAGTGCCACCTGCTTTTCCAGTCCCCAATGCTTTTGCAATGTCCGCCCCATGAGTACGTTGAACGTTTGGTCCGTTCCTCCAAGTTCGATATCTGCTTTTAGCTCCACAGAATCGTACCCCTGCATGAGTGGGTAGAAAAACTCATGAATGCCGATCGGCACCTGATTCTGGTAGCGTTTTTGAAAGTCATCACGCTCAAGCATTCTCGCAACAGAGGTGGTGGCAGCAAGCTTCATCACATCCTCAAAATTCAGCTTCGATAACCACTCGCTGTTAAAGCGGACAGTGGTTTTTTCTGGGTTTAGCACTTTAAAAATCTGATCGCAGTAGGTTTGCGCGTTCGCTTTGACCTGCTCATCGGATAAGGCGGCTCGGCTTTTCTTTTTGCCGGTTGGATCGCCGATACGACCGGTAAAATCGCCAATGATAATGATGACATTGTGGCCGAGGTCCTGCATTTGTTTCATTTTGCGAAGGACGACGGCATGACCAAGATGGATATCAGGTGCCGATGGATCAAGTCCGAGCTTGATGGTGAGCGGCTTCTTCTCTTCATGGGAACGCTTGAGCTTGGCAAGCAGCTCCTCTTCATCGACTGCGGTGTGGACTCCCTTCATGATGATGAGAAGCTGCTCTTCTGGTTTTTTAAACATGTTACCTCTCTCCTTTTTTATAAAATGGCTCTGTTGAACTTTATTGTTAATATTTAATAAAATTTTTGGAGCTTACTATACTTTGTTTAGCCTCATGGAACTTCATAAAATAATTCACCTAAGAGAACACTATTTTTGAGGTGGTATTAATGATATTAAAAACAATATTAGCAATAACCCTAATGTTTAATGTATCTGTTTACGCTAACGGAGAATATGCTCCTCCGTCACCGAAAATAGTGCAGTTTTATACAAGCATTCCCGAAAAGGATAATTGGGTGACAGTTCCAGAGGGAACAAAAGAAATAACAATCAATGTTGAAGCTCTGAACACTGAAACAGTGTTGTTTTGGTTAATCCCAACAGGAACTCAAACATGGTATGAAAGAAAACTTATTGGATATGACATAAAGGATGACAAAGATAACAAGTTTTCATTGACTTGGAAAGTTCCAAAACATTTGCACGACCATATACAAGTGCAAGCATTAGGAGAGAATGAAATTGCTGGTTCTAGTTTAAATATAACTTCAAATCCATAGCTAAATCTTAAATTTTGCCATACGCATCAACATTTACTTATAACAGAGCCAAAAAACAAAAAACGCCCCTCAGGGAAAAACCCTAAAGGACGTTAGTTAACGTGTTACCACCTTTGTTTGAAAGCTACTCGCATAGCCTTCCTCTGTAAGTACGGCCGTTTGGATTGGGAAGAAAACCGTGCAATCTCTACCTTCACCTGGCGATACTTTGGCGTTGATCACGGCCGCCAGCCCGGTGTAGCCTACTCCCTAAACAAGAGATTCGGTACACAGCTCCAAGATGTATTCACACCAACTCTGCACGCGCCTCTCACCAACCGGCCACTCTCTTTTTGCATCTGTTTGTGCTACTCGTTCTTTTCATCGCTTTTTTTATATTAGTGATTATTATATGCGTTTGGGAAGGAATGTCAATAATTTTTTTGCAAGATTTCTTTTAGGCCAATAGGATATAGGATTATCTCGTCGTTAAGGACTTTTTGGAGGGGAATCCATTTTGCCGTGCTTGTTTTTCCTGGCTCTGTGACTTGGAACTCTTCTTTTTGATAAAGAGCATGATCCATAAATTTCACTTCATAAAGTTGCGTGATTTCGTGCCCTGTTACATTCTCTATTGTATAGATATTCTCCAGGCAGGCTATGTAACTCTTAATCTCAATCTTCGCATTTATCTCTTCCTGATATTCACGAATGAGTGTTTCATCTGATCTCTCGCCAAGCTCAATCGTCCCTCCAATAGGCCTGTAAAAGTTATCTGTTCCTCCCGAATGTCTTCCTGTTTGCTCCTCTAACAGTATGTACGAATCTCGCACTAAAACACCTAAAGTATTAGCCCGTGGGCGCAGTAACTGTGATGGTTGACTCATGATATTTTCTCCTTTTTGAACTGGAATTGGCCTCACCCCTCCCCAATTCTGATTAGGTCGCCCCATGTTTTGCAGCCGCGATCTGCGCAGTGGTGGAGGAGTTCGACACAGAGGTAGGCGGTCGTGAGGGCGTCGCCTAGGGCAGAGTGGCGCTGGTAGATTCTTGTGCCGAAGTTGCGGGCGTATTTTTCTAGGTCACGCATGTCGTAGCTAGGGGCGATATAGCCTATTAGGTTTAGGGTATCAATGGTTTGCGGGTTTTTCCAGGTGAAATTTTCCCGTTTCAGCTCAGATTTTATCGCTTGCATGTCGAAAGCGATATAGTGCCCAATATAGCAGGCAGAAGTGCCACCGGCCATTGTGGTGAGGCTAGCAATTGCCTCGAAAGCTGTTGGTGCTCCTTTAACATGTTCTTCGGTTATTCCCGTTAAGTCTGTAATTTCCCGCGGAATATGTCGACCTGGGTTGATGTATGTCTGAATGGCCCTCTCTTCCTCTACTTCCAGGTTGCGAATTTTCACGGCAGCTAGTTCTATTATTCTATCATGCTTTGCCACGTTGAAGCCGGTCGTTTCGGTATCAAAAACGGTAAATTCCAGCTTGTCGACAGGTGTGGAAAGCGGTATATTTTCCGCTAAATTGCTCGGGAAATAATTCTTTTTCGCAAATGGGAACATATTTTGGAGGCACCTCCTAGTAGTATGACAGCATGTGACTTTGCAGTTCTTTTATTAGTCGAATGCTGAGCATCAACTCTTCTTTTTCGCGCGTGGTTAATGCTGTTAGATTTAGAGTGGACGAGAGTTCTTGTTGGTTCTGGTACTGTGTATGCCGATTTCGAACATAGTAGTGAAGCACCGTAGCAACCGACGCCTTTAAGTCCTTTTGAAAATTGGCGGACAATATCTTTTTTTCGTACAGCTTATCGATTTTCTCTAACGGTGTTCCGTATGTGATAGCATGCATGAGCGCTAGGATTTGCAGGCTATGGTGATAGGGAAACAGAACCTCTTTTTTCATATCGATTTGCTTGCGGTTACGGCGGAACATCGAGCGTATCGGTTGTTCTAAGGTGGGTATCGGATTTTCCCGTTCCAGCTGGGACAGACGATAGAGAAAAATTTTTGCGCGATCTAAGGAATTGGTGATACTCTGTTGAAATTGCTGATGTAAC
Proteins encoded:
- a CDS encoding GNAT family N-acetyltransferase, coding for MNNLSLVKYDENDFPFYYALVSNEMVMKQITERAIPLDEAKNNYTNILEKNARSDVFGSYKVFDSNSYIGLAHLTLNANQPTEAEIGYMLLPEFWGKGYGSTIAHLLVAKASNLDIKTLTAIIDPDNIASKKILTKQGFHTEKVTSLDGLPAEYLKKTI
- the tyrS gene encoding tyrosine--tRNA ligase; the protein is MFKKPEEQLLIIMKGVHTAVDEEELLAKLKRSHEEKKPLTIKLGLDPSAPDIHLGHAVVLRKMKQMQDLGHNVIIIIGDFTGRIGDPTGKKKSRAALSDEQVKANAQTYCDQIFKVLNPEKTTVRFNSEWLSKLNFEDVMKLAATTSVARMLERDDFQKRYQNQVPIGIHEFFYPLMQGYDSVELKADIELGGTDQTFNVLMGRTLQKHWGLEKQVALFMPLLEGLDGVEKMSKSLGNYIGVNEAPEVMFKKVMEVPDELIIKYFELATDEHPSVVEEVRAQLASGTNPRDIKLKLAHIITGLYHGEKAAEKAHQFFQTAFQKRQIPSDIPSITIEAGATILEEIIPDLVKMKHIKSKSEFLRLIDQNGVSLNQEKLKSEQLKQILRSGDTLQIGKKRFVRFD
- a CDS encoding NUDIX hydrolase; protein product: MSQPSQLLRPRANTLGVLVRDSYILLEEQTGRHSGGTDNFYRPIGGTIELGERSDETLIREYQEEINAKIEIKSYIACLENIYTIENVTGHEITQLYEVKFMDHALYQKEEFQVTEPGKTSTAKWIPLQKVLNDEIILYPIGLKEILQKNY
- a CDS encoding PolC-type DNA polymerase III, whose translation is MFPFAKKNYFPSNLAENIPLSTPVDKLEFTVFDTETTGFNVAKHDRIIELAAVKIRNLEVEEERAIQTYINPGRHIPREITDLTGITEEHVKGAPTAFEAIASLTTMAGGTSACYIGHYIAFDMQAIKSELKRENFTWKNPQTIDTLNLIGYIAPSYDMRDLEKYARNFGTRIYQRHSALGDALTTAYLCVELLHHCADRGCKTWGDLIRIGEG